A part of Candidatus Electrothrix aestuarii genomic DNA contains:
- a CDS encoding PxxKW family cysteine-rich protein, whose translation MQTGKAVNYSDGPFQPIIEKCDGCDRIVEENSNQYCKTYAHPEAKWRLGICNFATHAKPEIEVVTVRVNPLKAAKRANSKRRGK comes from the coding sequence ATGCAGACCGGCAAAGCCGTAAATTATAGCGATGGTCCCTTTCAGCCAATTATAGAAAAATGTGATGGTTGTGACCGTATCGTTGAAGAAAACAGCAATCAGTATTGCAAGACCTATGCTCATCCGGAAGCAAAATGGCGTTTGGGGATCTGTAATTTTGCCACCCATGCAAAACCAGAAATCGAAGTAGTTACCGTGCGCGTTAACCCGCTGAAGGCGGCAAAACGTGCAAACTCTAAGCGAAGAGGAAAATAA
- the fabF gene encoding beta-ketoacyl-ACP synthase II has translation MAKNAQRRVVVTGVGLVTPLGTGTDKTWQGLVNGQSGIGPITHFDASAHSSQIAAEVKDFTPDLWFEKKQAKHLDLFVQFGIAAADMAVKASGLEITEELAERIGVVTGCGMGGISTIEEYHKIMLERGPRRITPFLVPRMIPNMPSGHISMHINAKGPNLALSTACAAGTHAVGEAYRHILFGDCDIAVTGGTESVISPLTVGGFASMKALSTRNDDPTHASRPFDRDRDGFIIAEGAGMIVLEELEFARARGAEILAEMVGYGQSSDAYHIAAPPENGEGAVRCMKMALRNAGMNPEEIDYINAHGTSTPLNDRCETVAIKTVFADHAYKLAISSTKSMTGHMLGGAGGIEAAFTALTLHNQCIPPTVNLENPDPDCDLDYVPNTARETSIRAAMSNSFGFGGTNGVIIMKRFED, from the coding sequence ATGGCCAAGAATGCACAGCGGCGGGTTGTTGTCACCGGTGTCGGATTAGTCACTCCCCTAGGAACTGGAACAGATAAAACCTGGCAGGGGCTGGTGAACGGACAGAGTGGGATCGGACCTATTACCCATTTTGACGCATCTGCACATAGCTCTCAAATTGCCGCAGAGGTAAAGGATTTTACCCCTGATCTCTGGTTTGAAAAAAAGCAGGCAAAACATCTGGATCTTTTTGTTCAGTTCGGTATTGCTGCCGCTGATATGGCGGTTAAAGCCAGCGGTTTGGAAATCACTGAGGAATTGGCCGAGAGAATCGGTGTTGTGACCGGTTGCGGCATGGGTGGTATTTCGACTATTGAAGAATACCATAAGATCATGCTGGAGAGAGGGCCGCGTCGGATTACACCATTCCTGGTTCCCCGGATGATTCCGAATATGCCGTCCGGGCATATCTCTATGCATATTAATGCCAAGGGACCAAATCTTGCCCTGTCCACAGCCTGTGCAGCAGGAACCCATGCTGTAGGTGAAGCCTATCGCCATATTTTGTTTGGTGATTGCGATATCGCAGTCACCGGTGGGACAGAGTCGGTTATCTCTCCCTTGACTGTAGGTGGCTTTGCATCAATGAAGGCCTTATCTACCCGTAACGATGACCCTACCCATGCTTCTCGGCCTTTTGATCGGGACCGAGACGGTTTTATCATTGCAGAAGGTGCAGGGATGATTGTCCTGGAAGAGCTGGAGTTCGCCCGTGCCCGTGGAGCTGAAATTTTGGCAGAGATGGTTGGCTATGGCCAATCCAGCGATGCTTATCATATTGCCGCCCCACCGGAAAATGGAGAGGGTGCGGTTCGCTGTATGAAGATGGCATTGCGCAACGCAGGCATGAATCCTGAGGAGATTGATTATATCAATGCCCATGGTACCTCAACGCCATTGAATGATCGCTGCGAAACTGTTGCTATCAAAACCGTGTTTGCGGATCACGCCTATAAGTTGGCTATCAGTTCAACCAAGTCTATGACCGGTCATATGCTGGGCGGGGCTGGAGGCATTGAAGCCGCTTTTACCGCTTTGACCCTGCATAATCAGTGCATCCCCCCGACAGTCAATTTGGAAAATCCTGATCCAGACTGTGATCTGGATTATGTTCCGAATACGGCGCGTGAAACCTCAATCCGAGCAGCGATGTCGAACTCATTCGGATTTGGTGGAACCAATGGGGTTATCATCATGAAACGCTTTGAAGACTGA
- a CDS encoding type II secretion system F family protein, with translation MPVYVWKGTNTLGNKIKGEMEAGNEAAVLGQLKRLRIQNPKVKEKPKDMFANVAFLQPKVTGKDIVVFTRQMSTMIDAGLPLVQSLQILSKQQENPTFKKALLEIVNDVETGTTLADGMRKHPKCFDPLFANMIEAGEVGGILDTILSRLAEFKEKSMALQKKIKGAMTYPTICLGIAGLILAVILIFVIPVFEEMFTSMGGALPAPTQLVVDMSDFAQQNFLYIIAAGFAVSFIFKKIYATEKGKLKMDGLFLHAPVAGVLIRKVAVAKFTRTLSTMLQSGVPILDALQVVAKTAGNKVIEQAVFHVADSIAEGRPIAEPLEESGVFPNMVVQMINVGESVGALDAMLEKIADFYDEEVDQAVENLTAMIEPFMMVFLGGTIGGLVVAMYLPIFSMADNL, from the coding sequence ATGCCTGTCTACGTTTGGAAGGGAACAAATACCCTGGGCAATAAAATTAAGGGTGAGATGGAAGCGGGCAATGAGGCTGCTGTTCTTGGTCAGCTTAAACGTTTACGCATCCAGAATCCAAAGGTCAAAGAAAAGCCCAAGGACATGTTTGCCAACGTGGCCTTCCTGCAACCCAAGGTCACAGGAAAAGATATCGTTGTTTTTACTCGTCAGATGTCTACTATGATTGACGCAGGCCTTCCTCTCGTACAAAGCCTGCAAATTCTCTCCAAGCAGCAGGAAAATCCCACCTTCAAAAAAGCTCTTCTCGAAATTGTCAACGACGTTGAGACAGGTACAACCCTTGCTGACGGCATGCGCAAGCATCCAAAATGTTTTGATCCCCTCTTTGCCAACATGATAGAAGCGGGTGAGGTCGGTGGTATCCTTGATACCATCTTAAGCCGTTTGGCAGAATTTAAAGAAAAATCCATGGCGTTGCAGAAAAAAATCAAGGGGGCCATGACCTATCCAACCATTTGTCTTGGTATTGCTGGCCTTATCCTTGCAGTCATCCTCATCTTTGTTATCCCGGTTTTCGAGGAAATGTTTACAAGCATGGGTGGAGCCTTGCCTGCACCAACCCAGCTCGTTGTTGACATGAGTGATTTTGCTCAACAGAATTTTCTATATATTATAGCTGCTGGCTTTGCTGTAAGCTTTATTTTTAAAAAAATCTACGCCACGGAAAAAGGTAAACTCAAAATGGATGGGCTTTTCCTCCATGCTCCTGTAGCAGGCGTCTTGATTCGTAAGGTGGCGGTAGCCAAGTTTACCCGAACCCTCAGCACCATGCTGCAGAGTGGTGTCCCCATCCTTGATGCCTTACAGGTTGTGGCTAAAACAGCAGGTAATAAAGTTATTGAGCAGGCTGTTTTTCATGTCGCCGATTCCATTGCTGAAGGTCGTCCAATTGCTGAGCCTCTGGAAGAATCCGGCGTCTTTCCTAATATGGTTGTTCAGATGATCAATGTTGGTGAGTCTGTTGGTGCCCTTGATGCCATGCTGGAAAAGATCGCTGACTTTTATGATGAAGAAGTAGATCAGGCAGTTGAAAATCTGACAGCTATGATCGAGCCTTTCATGATGGTCTTCTTGGGTGGTACAATCGGTGGCCTCGTTGTTGCCATGTATCTCCCAATTTTTAGTATGGCCGATAATCTCTAA
- a CDS encoding UDP-glucose/GDP-mannose dehydrogenase family protein, whose amino-acid sequence MKIAMIGTGYVGLVTGTCFAEFGHHVTCVDKLEEKIQALKEGKIPIYEPGLDTMVAKNAAEGRLQFTTDLAEAVPDADAVFIAVGTPTSRRGDGYADLTYIYAAAKEVAQFLKGYTVIVDKSTVPVGTARQVARIISETNPEADFDVASNPEFLREGAAIADFMRPDRVVIGVESERSEQALRDIYQPLYLRDTPIVSTTIETAELTKYAANAFLAVKISFINEIASVCEAVGANVIDLAKGIGMDGRIGSKFLHPGPGYGGSCFPKDTLALMRLVQEYGESLRIVEAAVEVNAAQKARMVKKIRDALGGSEAGKSLAILGLTFKPETDDMRDAPALTILPALLEKGATVKAHDPKGMEEAKKYLPEGVEYASDAYEACKDVDAVVLMTEWNQYRALDFERLKASMKTPIFIDLRNVYDPENLNNLGFCYVGVGRK is encoded by the coding sequence ATGAAGATAGCAATGATTGGAACAGGTTACGTTGGCCTCGTCACCGGAACCTGTTTTGCCGAATTTGGGCATCACGTTACCTGTGTAGATAAGCTTGAGGAGAAAATCCAGGCCTTGAAGGAAGGAAAAATCCCCATCTACGAACCTGGGCTCGACACAATGGTGGCAAAAAATGCCGCAGAAGGACGTCTTCAATTTACCACAGACTTAGCAGAGGCAGTACCTGATGCTGATGCGGTTTTTATTGCTGTAGGTACGCCCACCTCTCGACGAGGTGATGGTTACGCCGACCTGACCTATATCTACGCTGCTGCCAAAGAAGTGGCTCAATTCCTCAAAGGCTATACTGTAATTGTGGACAAAAGCACAGTTCCCGTTGGCACTGCCCGCCAGGTTGCCAGAATCATCAGCGAGACAAATCCAGAAGCGGACTTTGATGTAGCTTCCAATCCGGAATTTCTCCGTGAAGGTGCAGCTATTGCCGATTTTATGCGCCCGGACCGCGTCGTCATCGGTGTGGAGTCCGAACGCTCTGAGCAGGCCCTACGGGATATATATCAGCCACTCTACCTGAGAGACACGCCCATTGTCAGCACCACTATTGAGACAGCAGAGCTCACAAAATATGCCGCAAACGCCTTCCTCGCCGTAAAAATTAGTTTTATCAATGAAATAGCATCAGTTTGCGAAGCCGTTGGTGCAAACGTCATAGACCTTGCCAAAGGAATCGGCATGGACGGCAGAATAGGAAGTAAATTTCTTCATCCCGGTCCTGGATACGGTGGATCCTGCTTTCCTAAGGATACCCTCGCGCTCATGCGCCTTGTCCAAGAATACGGAGAAAGTCTGCGTATCGTTGAGGCGGCGGTGGAAGTCAACGCGGCGCAAAAGGCACGCATGGTCAAGAAAATCAGAGATGCCCTTGGAGGCTCTGAAGCTGGGAAAAGTCTTGCTATACTCGGTCTTACCTTTAAACCTGAAACCGATGACATGCGCGACGCACCTGCCTTGACTATCCTGCCCGCCCTCTTGGAAAAAGGAGCGACAGTGAAGGCTCATGATCCGAAAGGCATGGAAGAGGCGAAAAAATACCTTCCTGAAGGCGTTGAATATGCCAGCGATGCGTACGAGGCCTGTAAAGATGTAGATGCTGTGGTCTTAATGACCGAGTGGAATCAGTACAGGGCTTTAGATTTCGAACGATTAAAGGCAAGTATGAAAACGCCGATCTTTATAGATCTACGCAACGTATACGATCCCGAAAACCTGAATAATTTAGGCTTCTGCTACGTAGGGGTTGGGAGGAAGTAA
- the fabG gene encoding 3-oxoacyl-ACP reductase FabG: protein MSLDGKIALVTGGSRGIGRAICLQLAAQGATVGINYVSNSSAAEEVLAEITGQGGNGFVCGFDVADTKAVGKAIKNLTAEQGGLDILVNNAGITRDGLMARMKDDDWDAVLNTNLKGAFTCSKAAMRGMMKKRWGRIINITSVIGFLGNAGQVNYASAKAGLIGLTKSMARELAGRQVTVNCVAPGYIATDMTADLPEDIQKMILSSIPLGTLGTPEDVASAVTYLASEGSGYMTGQTLHVNGGMYMGN, encoded by the coding sequence ATGTCGCTTGATGGAAAAATAGCATTAGTAACTGGTGGAAGCCGAGGAATCGGCAGAGCTATCTGTCTACAGTTGGCTGCTCAAGGCGCAACAGTTGGTATTAACTATGTAAGTAATTCCAGCGCAGCTGAAGAGGTCCTGGCCGAGATTACTGGTCAAGGTGGTAACGGCTTTGTCTGTGGTTTTGACGTTGCAGATACAAAAGCTGTGGGAAAAGCAATCAAGAACCTTACTGCGGAGCAGGGAGGCCTGGATATCCTGGTGAATAATGCCGGTATCACACGAGATGGACTCATGGCCCGGATGAAGGATGATGATTGGGATGCGGTTTTGAATACCAATCTGAAAGGTGCCTTCACCTGTTCAAAGGCAGCAATGCGTGGCATGATGAAAAAACGCTGGGGTCGGATTATCAATATCACCTCGGTGATTGGTTTTCTTGGCAATGCCGGGCAGGTGAATTATGCTTCAGCGAAAGCAGGATTGATCGGCTTGACGAAGTCTATGGCACGAGAGCTGGCTGGCCGTCAGGTCACTGTGAACTGCGTGGCTCCAGGCTACATTGCAACCGATATGACCGCTGATTTACCTGAAGATATCCAAAAGATGATTTTATCCTCAATTCCTCTGGGCACTCTTGGTACACCGGAAGATGTAGCAAGTGCTGTGACCTATCTGGCCTCGGAGGGGAGCGGATATATGACTGGGCAGACCTTGCATGTGAATGGCGGGATGTACATGGGGAACTAA
- the acpP gene encoding acyl carrier protein → MAVSEKMIDIIEEQLSVDKDKIVPGAAFVDDLGADSLDLVELIMAMEEEFDVEIPDEDAEKIATVQDAIDYVDKIQG, encoded by the coding sequence ATGGCAGTCTCAGAGAAAATGATCGACATTATTGAAGAGCAACTCAGTGTTGATAAGGATAAAATCGTTCCCGGTGCAGCTTTTGTAGATGACCTTGGAGCGGATTCCCTTGATCTGGTTGAACTGATCATGGCTATGGAAGAAGAGTTTGATGTTGAGATTCCTGATGAGGATGCAGAGAAGATTGCAACTGTTCAGGATGCGATAGACTACGTTGATAAGATCCAGGGATAA
- the rpiB gene encoding ribose 5-phosphate isomerase B, with product MKIAVGSDHGGFELKELIVRFLGELGQEVESVGCHSLNSVDYPDFAEKVCTAVRTGACDCGILVCGTGIGMSIAANRHKEIRAALCHEAFTARMSREHNNSNVLCLGGRVVGPEIALDIVKTWVETEFAGGRHQRRLDMFS from the coding sequence ATGAAGATCGCAGTAGGCAGTGACCACGGGGGCTTTGAGCTCAAGGAACTGATCGTTCGATTTCTGGGAGAGCTGGGCCAGGAGGTTGAGTCTGTGGGCTGCCATTCCTTGAACTCTGTTGATTATCCGGATTTTGCAGAAAAGGTGTGTACAGCTGTACGCACGGGAGCATGTGATTGCGGCATTCTCGTTTGCGGTACAGGTATCGGCATGTCCATTGCCGCCAATCGTCATAAGGAAATCCGGGCGGCACTTTGCCATGAGGCCTTTACTGCCAGAATGAGCCGTGAGCACAATAACTCGAATGTATTGTGTTTAGGTGGACGGGTTGTAGGACCTGAAATTGCCCTGGATATCGTCAAAACCTGGGTAGAAACGGAGTTTGCAGGTGGCCGTCATCAGAGAAGACTGGATATGTTCAGTTAA
- the ribD gene encoding bifunctional diaminohydroxyphosphoribosylaminopyrimidine deaminase/5-amino-6-(5-phosphoribosylamino)uracil reductase RibD codes for MNSDIEYMRLALREAEKGLGRTSPNPCVGAVIVRDDEAIARGYHRQAGTPHAEVNAIADAVEKGRDCAGATIYVTLEPCNHTGRTPPCTQAILAAGFSRVVIGMADPNPVASGGADFLRSQGIEVTLGVLEQECRQLNYPFLKHSVTGLPWVVMKAGMSLDGKISRRQGKGGAITGPDSKKKVHQLRDRLDALLIGSGTALIDDPSLTTRLEEKEGRDPLRVILDSQLRLPADARMLKQQSSAATWIFCDQNASEQKQKELEEAGAVVYRVRKDEDGGLDLIHVLRQLGQGDITSVLVEGGSAVHGSFLKKRLVDQVYLFTAPYFIGEQGASLLSGYSIGEEEEAFCLENRTVETLGKDILIQGLLKNREAEGRGL; via the coding sequence ATGAACTCTGATATCGAATACATGCGTCTTGCTCTAAGGGAGGCGGAAAAGGGTTTGGGAAGAACCTCGCCTAATCCCTGCGTTGGCGCAGTTATTGTTCGGGATGATGAGGCAATAGCCCGGGGATACCATCGTCAGGCTGGTACTCCCCATGCAGAGGTCAATGCTATTGCTGATGCCGTTGAAAAGGGCAGAGATTGCGCTGGTGCGACTATCTATGTCACGCTGGAGCCTTGTAATCATACTGGGAGGACCCCTCCATGTACTCAAGCCATTCTGGCCGCTGGATTCAGTCGAGTTGTCATCGGGATGGCAGATCCCAACCCTGTTGCTTCAGGCGGTGCGGATTTTCTCCGCTCGCAAGGGATTGAGGTTACGCTCGGAGTTCTTGAACAGGAGTGCCGCCAGCTTAACTATCCTTTTCTCAAACATTCTGTGACCGGGCTGCCGTGGGTTGTGATGAAGGCGGGTATGAGCCTGGATGGAAAAATCAGCCGAAGGCAAGGAAAGGGCGGGGCGATCACCGGGCCGGATTCCAAGAAAAAAGTGCATCAACTGCGGGATCGGTTGGACGCTCTTCTCATCGGTAGTGGCACTGCCCTTATTGATGACCCATCTCTGACGACTCGGTTAGAGGAAAAGGAGGGAAGAGACCCTCTTCGGGTTATACTTGATAGCCAGCTCCGGCTTCCTGCTGATGCCCGTATGCTCAAACAGCAATCTTCGGCCGCAACCTGGATATTCTGCGACCAGAATGCCTCTGAGCAAAAACAGAAAGAGCTGGAAGAGGCTGGGGCTGTCGTGTATAGAGTGAGGAAGGATGAGGATGGCGGGCTTGACCTGATTCATGTTCTGCGTCAACTAGGACAGGGCGATATTACTTCAGTGCTGGTGGAAGGAGGATCTGCTGTCCACGGTTCCTTTCTCAAGAAAAGGCTGGTTGATCAAGTCTATCTTTTTACAGCGCCTTATTTTATAGGAGAGCAAGGTGCCTCTCTCTTGAGCGGCTATAGCATTGGTGAAGAAGAGGAAGCGTTTTGTTTGGAAAATCGAACGGTAGAGACTCTAGGGAAAGATATCCTTATTCAGGGGCTGCTGAAAAATAGAGAAGCAGAGGGAAGAGGGCTATAG
- a CDS encoding integration host factor subunit alpha: MTLTKANLVQEVYQQHPGLTKAQATDSVETFINLVKESLITGEDLLLSGFGKFNVKDKRPRRGRNPQTGDELILDARRVITFKPSGILRNKING, translated from the coding sequence ATGACATTGACAAAAGCAAACCTCGTGCAAGAGGTTTATCAGCAGCATCCAGGACTGACTAAAGCCCAGGCTACAGATTCCGTGGAAACCTTTATCAATCTTGTTAAAGAATCACTGATCACCGGGGAAGATCTTCTTCTCAGTGGTTTCGGCAAGTTCAATGTAAAGGATAAACGCCCGAGAAGAGGACGTAATCCTCAGACAGGCGATGAGCTTATTCTGGATGCAAGAAGGGTTATTACCTTTAAGCCCTCTGGCATTCTTCGCAATAAAATCAACGGATAA
- the nrdR gene encoding transcriptional regulator NrdR: MKCPYCGQLDNRVIDSRLNKDKTITRRRRHCEACDQRFTTYERIEMMLPMLVKKDGRREAWDRGKMILGLEKACEKRPVSLEDIDQFVDGIEHRLQDIGGKELATSQLGEWVIEALPQLDEVAYVRFASVYRQFKDVNEFMDELKHFLDK, encoded by the coding sequence ATGAAATGCCCCTACTGCGGTCAGCTGGACAACCGGGTGATTGATTCTCGTCTCAATAAGGATAAAACCATTACCCGTCGTCGTCGTCATTGTGAGGCCTGTGACCAGCGTTTTACCACCTATGAACGCATCGAAATGATGCTCCCTATGTTGGTGAAAAAAGATGGACGCCGCGAGGCATGGGATCGCGGGAAGATGATCCTGGGCCTGGAAAAGGCTTGCGAAAAACGTCCGGTGAGCCTGGAGGATATTGACCAGTTTGTTGATGGCATTGAGCACAGGTTGCAGGACATTGGTGGAAAAGAGCTTGCCACATCGCAGCTTGGGGAGTGGGTGATAGAAGCGCTCCCGCAGCTGGATGAGGTTGCCTATGTCCGCTTCGCTTCAGTCTATCGCCAGTTTAAGGATGTAAACGAGTTCATGGACGAGCTCAAGCATTTTTTGGATAAGTAG
- a CDS encoding ParB N-terminal domain-containing protein, whose protein sequence is MQEGLLPLSPLAFFAIKSTDKSVEFFHLTKLTGDKSGRAHKGDVPIFFINRFLPFMSFPAYPIKMKNRAPLLCQVSLHDINLSDMNYSLNPFHQPLQENLLKSINNLGILHPPLLLKQQDSSFIILSGRRRIQAYLQCFQSSSTQKDKLEHDEKTLPALVFSSNGEKGENNPALLFTALVQHQLLSGSLSIIEQAVLLQKASMVLKEQEVLRLLPLLGMKPKPNVSGELVALLDLETTAQLGLHQGIIAPRSGKKLARFSLADQKQLAQLIEQFQLGGSKQQNLLDRLFQLTKRKQTSVEILISQWREKEKDKQLNGPQQVSSLLRWLDQQCQPRLKQAEDEFKKFNSQLQLPAGVRVEHALSFEEEQVTLSIDFSSKEELASIWPKIEALLQS, encoded by the coding sequence ATGCAAGAAGGGTTATTACCTTTAAGCCCTCTGGCATTCTTCGCAATAAAATCAACGGATAAATCTGTAGAATTTTTTCATCTGACGAAATTGACCGGTGACAAATCGGGACGCGCTCATAAGGGTGATGTCCCGATTTTTTTTATAAATCGCTTTCTCCCCTTCATGTCCTTCCCTGCGTATCCCATTAAAATGAAGAACAGAGCTCCCCTTCTATGCCAGGTGTCATTGCATGATATCAACCTGAGCGACATGAATTATTCCCTCAATCCTTTCCATCAGCCTCTACAAGAAAACCTGCTGAAAAGTATAAACAATTTAGGAATACTTCATCCACCACTCTTATTAAAACAACAGGATAGCAGCTTTATTATTCTTTCAGGGAGGAGGCGTATCCAAGCCTATCTTCAATGTTTTCAGAGCTCAAGTACACAAAAAGATAAACTGGAGCATGATGAGAAGACACTCCCCGCCCTTGTTTTTTCTTCCAATGGGGAGAAAGGAGAAAACAACCCTGCCCTTTTATTTACAGCTTTAGTACAGCATCAGCTCCTTAGTGGGAGCCTCAGTATTATTGAACAGGCAGTGCTTTTGCAGAAAGCAAGTATGGTATTAAAAGAGCAGGAGGTACTACGCTTACTGCCCCTGCTGGGAATGAAGCCAAAACCAAATGTGTCGGGCGAGCTGGTTGCTCTGCTTGACTTGGAAACGACTGCTCAATTGGGCCTACACCAAGGTATAATTGCACCACGCTCAGGAAAAAAACTGGCTCGTTTTTCTTTGGCTGACCAAAAACAGCTTGCCCAACTCATCGAACAATTTCAACTAGGGGGCTCTAAGCAGCAAAACTTGCTTGATCGGCTTTTTCAACTGACAAAACGCAAGCAAACTTCGGTCGAAATATTAATCAGCCAATGGAGGGAAAAGGAGAAAGACAAGCAACTGAATGGTCCACAACAAGTAAGCTCGCTTTTACGCTGGCTTGACCAGCAATGCCAGCCCAGATTAAAACAGGCTGAGGACGAATTTAAAAAATTCAACTCTCAACTTCAGCTACCTGCTGGGGTACGAGTTGAGCATGCCCTGTCATTTGAAGAGGAACAGGTAACACTGAGTATAGACTTCAGCTCTAAGGAAGAATTGGCCAGCATCTGGCCGAAGATAGAAGCATTGCTTCAGTCATAA
- the glyA gene encoding serine hydroxymethyltransferase: protein MATLKETDLDIYTQIQYELERQANQLELIASENIVSPAVLEAQGSIFTNKYAEGYPSRRYYGGCDHADVVESLACERAKELFNAEYANVQPHSGSQSNMAVYFATLKPGDKVLGMDLAHGGHLTHGATVSFSGKLFNFISYGVKRDTETIDMAEVERIAFENRPKMIVAGASAYPRIIDFEGFRHIADQIGALFMVDMAHIAGLVAAGVHPSPVPYADFVTTTTHKTLRGPRGGLILAKKKFAKALDSNIFPGIQGGPLVHVISAKAVSFKEAMTEEYRQYQKQVVANASTLATRLAEHGFRIVSGGTDNHLMLIDLSSKNLTGKDAEERLEQAGLTVNKNAIPFDKQSRFVTSGIRIGTPSVTTRGLKEPEMVMIADWINRVLTSGEEEAALVRQEVRQLCDTVPLYPEIARDNSLS from the coding sequence ATGGCAACGCTAAAAGAAACAGACCTAGATATCTATACACAGATTCAATATGAGCTTGAGCGTCAGGCCAATCAGCTGGAGCTGATCGCCTCAGAAAATATTGTTTCACCAGCCGTATTGGAGGCGCAAGGCTCCATTTTTACCAATAAATATGCGGAAGGCTATCCGAGCAGACGCTACTATGGTGGTTGTGATCATGCCGATGTGGTGGAGTCTCTTGCCTGTGAGCGTGCGAAGGAACTGTTCAATGCAGAATACGCCAATGTGCAGCCGCATTCCGGGAGCCAGTCTAACATGGCTGTTTATTTTGCTACCCTGAAACCTGGTGATAAGGTACTGGGTATGGACTTGGCGCACGGTGGACACCTGACCCACGGCGCAACAGTTTCTTTTTCCGGCAAGCTGTTCAACTTCATTTCTTACGGAGTGAAGCGGGATACAGAGACCATTGATATGGCCGAGGTGGAAAGAATCGCTTTTGAGAATCGTCCCAAGATGATCGTGGCCGGTGCCAGCGCCTATCCCCGTATTATTGATTTTGAAGGTTTTCGTCATATAGCCGATCAGATTGGCGCATTGTTTATGGTGGACATGGCCCATATTGCGGGTCTGGTAGCTGCTGGTGTACATCCTTCACCGGTCCCCTATGCTGATTTTGTTACCACCACTACCCATAAAACCCTGCGTGGGCCACGCGGTGGTTTGATCCTGGCCAAGAAGAAATTTGCCAAGGCCTTGGATTCTAATATCTTCCCGGGAATTCAGGGTGGACCTCTTGTTCATGTGATTTCCGCAAAGGCAGTGAGCTTCAAAGAGGCTATGACCGAGGAGTATCGCCAATATCAAAAGCAGGTTGTGGCTAATGCATCAACTTTGGCGACCCGCTTGGCAGAGCATGGTTTCCGGATTGTCTCCGGTGGTACAGACAATCATCTCATGCTCATTGACCTGAGCAGCAAGAATCTGACCGGAAAGGATGCGGAAGAACGTCTGGAACAGGCTGGGCTGACTGTTAATAAGAATGCCATTCCTTTTGACAAACAATCACGCTTTGTGACCAGTGGTATCCGTATCGGTACACCATCGGTTACGACTAGAGGGTTGAAGGAACCTGAGATGGTTATGATCGCTGATTGGATTAATCGAGTGCTCACCTCTGGTGAGGAAGAGGCTGCCTTGGTACGCCAGGAAGTACGGCAACTCTGTGATACTGTTCCTCTCTACCCTGAGATTGCTCGGGATAATTCTCTTTCATAA
- a CDS encoding YggS family pyridoxal phosphate-dependent enzyme yields MICANLQKIRSIIEETARGCGRDPKEVKLVAVSKYMPAAMIAEAHQCDQVLFGENYLQHAEEKITQLPPALHWHFIGHLQSNKAKMAAELFQMIETVDRLKIAQALDRHAAILKKKLDVLVQVNVGREPQKSGILPEEAKDLLQAMQSLTNLRVRGLMTMPPYGREPEESRPWFRALKKLSLELAETNCFYDNKAIELSMGMSGDFKVAIEEGATLVRVGTAIFGERAQK; encoded by the coding sequence ATGATCTGTGCCAATCTCCAAAAAATACGATCAATCATTGAGGAAACAGCCAGAGGCTGTGGGAGAGATCCGAAAGAGGTTAAACTTGTTGCCGTCTCCAAGTATATGCCTGCGGCAATGATTGCAGAGGCACATCAATGTGACCAAGTCCTCTTTGGAGAAAATTACCTTCAGCACGCTGAGGAAAAAATCACCCAGCTCCCCCCTGCTCTTCACTGGCATTTTATTGGTCATTTACAGAGCAATAAAGCAAAGATGGCCGCTGAACTCTTTCAGATGATTGAGACCGTTGACCGGTTAAAAATTGCCCAGGCCCTGGACCGTCACGCTGCCATTCTTAAAAAAAAACTTGATGTATTGGTCCAGGTCAATGTTGGTAGGGAACCGCAAAAGTCTGGAATTCTGCCAGAGGAAGCAAAAGACCTTCTTCAGGCCATGCAATCCCTGACCAACCTGCGAGTACGAGGATTAATGACCATGCCGCCGTATGGACGCGAACCAGAGGAAAGCCGCCCCTGGTTCCGAGCCTTGAAAAAATTATCACTGGAGCTTGCAGAGACAAACTGTTTTTATGATAATAAGGCTATTGAACTTTCTATGGGTATGTCAGGCGACTTCAAAGTCGCTATTGAAGAGGGAGCGACTCTGGTCCGGGTAGGGACTGCTATTTTCGGCGAAAGAGCTCAGAAATAA